The stretch of DNA GGTCCTCACAGTTTACGCCTGGGTTATGACAGCCGACACCTTGTGGTTTGCCCCCTTAGCTGGGTGTAGGGTATATTATTGCCCTGTGACATGGACACAAACATCCTTTGGTTCTGACACGCCCCAGTCAAGAGCGTTGATTCTGCATCTGGAGGGGTGGATCGCGAGTCTGGACCTGATCTTGTGAGGGGAAACGGGAGGCCCTGCTGCATTGCTAAGCCACAGGGCACAAGGAGAGAACACAGAGCCATAATAGGGGCAGGGAATAGCTCTGGTGTGAGGCTACCAGTGCCATTGGGTAGAGGTGATGTCCCATGGGGGTTGGGCAGGCATGGAACAAGTTGATGGTTCTCAGCCTTGGCCCCTGCCTGACAACCGGCCATGGGATGTGTCCCATAGTCACCAAAGAGGCTGAGGAGCCAGCCACCCATGGAGGCTCTGCTCTTGTGTCAATCACCTCCCTGGGGACGCAGCATGCAATGGTTGTTCTCAGGGAAGGATGACCCAGAGAAGGGGTGGTGGTGTAATGCAGGAATTGGAGAGGTGCATGGCCCCTGTGTCCAGGGATCTAAAGTCACttgagaggagtggggtctagtggttagagcagaggaccTGGGAGTACAAATCCAGCCCTAGGTCGGGGACTGGCTGGTTCCAGGGGGCATGGAATGGGATCTGGGGCCTTTTGCTGTTAGGGCCGCAGACTGGCTGGTTCAGGGGAATGGGGAATGAGTTATggtgcctttcccctctagggggcgctctcTCTGGTCCACATAGCCATGTTCCTGGCACTGACTGTTGATAGgagggtggggccctgggggcaGTTCATAACACCCCACCCCTAATATTAACTATTTCCTCTCGTCTCCCCTCCAGGCCCGGATCAAGAAGATCATGCAGACGGATGAGGAGATTGGGAAGGTGGCCGCTGCCGTCCCTGTCATTATATGTATCCTTGGGAGTGCTGTggtgcccagctcccactccTGAAACCCCAATTGCCGCCTTGTGCTCCGGCCAATCCTGGGGGATCTCCCTCCCAGACAGGCTTGGTTCATCATCCTGTAGGTTTCATTGCCCTGGCTGGTGGCTAATTACAACAACAGGTTAGACAGAGAATCAGAGGCAGCTCATCTAGTGGTTCAAGTGGCGGGAGGAGGatgggagtcagaactcctgggttctgtccgagctctgggagggagtggtcTTAGACTGGGGCGATgggagggactgggagccaggtctcctggttCTATCCccacctctgggaggggaggagggctagtgggtcagagcaggatgggggatggctgggagccaggactcttgggttctatccgCATGAACTATGATCCGagtacagaggtgggcaaactacggcctgtgggccacatccgacccgtgggaccgtcctgcccgacccccgagctcctggcccgggaggctagccccggcccctcctctactgttccccctcccccgcagcctcagctcgctcgctccgccatcggcgcaatgctctgggcggcggggctgtgagctcctggggcagcgcagctgcagagcccggcctgacccggtctctgtgctgcatggtggcagtggtggcgtggcccagctccaggtaagggggtgaggggggttggatagagggcaggggagttcggggtggtgggcagggggcaggggtgtggataggggtcgggggggagcagtggttgaatgggggcaggggtcccggggggggcagtcaggaaggagtgggggttggatgggacggcaggggcagtcaggggcaggggtttcgggggcagtcaggggacaaggagaagaggtggttggatggggcaggggtcccagggggctgtcaggaatgagaggaggggttggatggggcggcggagctccgggggtggtcaggggacagggaacgggggtatgtggatggggcaggggtcccgggggggccgtcagggaacggggggttggatggggcaggagtcccgggggggggggcggggcagataggaggtgggggctgggccacgacccccttcCCTAACcgtccctccatacaatttatgaaacccgatgtggccctcaggccaaaaagtttgcccacccctgtcctagtaCAAGCGGTGTTCTGTTCTGATCCCAGTGCTGAGTTCCCTTAACCCTTGGCTTGCCCTAGCCCGGGCGCTGGAGCTCTTCCTGGAGTCGCTCCTCAGGAAGGCCTGTCAGGTGACACAGTCCAGAAATGCCAAGACCATGACCACCTCCCACCTGTAAGTACCCTACTTCCACCTGCATTCCCCCCTCTTCTGCCCAGCTGGGGACTTTTTGACCTAACCTGCAGTACTGGAGCAAGGAAATGCCAGATCTACTCCACAAGCAGACCTGCCCCGCTACGGACAGACTTCTCTCACTTTtcttggagcagggggctgggagccaggactcctgggttctgttccccgCTTTGCCACCAACTCACTGTGGCACTTCTGGAcagtcccttcccttcctctgtgcctcagtttccccccttttcaactggggggaggcaggggtgaaGCACTAATCCCGAGCAGGGCTGAAGCTCATGGAGGTAATGGTGATTAGTGTTGttatggagggggaaggggtggctttaaatcctgcatccccagctgggatggatACACCATGGGGGGTCTCTAGTAGCCCTCAGGAAGCCAataggggctgggggtcaggtcCCCagggtttctgggggtgggggtgctgcagtcccctcccccagagtctgAGCTGCTCTCCACTCCCTGCAGGAAGCAGTGCATAGAGCTGGAGCAGCAGTTCGACTTCCTCAAGGATCTGGTGGCCTCGGTGCCTGACATGCAGGGAGATGTGGAGGATAACCACGCTGAGGGCGAGAAGGTCTCCAGGAGGTGGGCAGTAGGAGGCGCTGTGCTACAGGGAGAGGGGcaagggctcagtagggggtgctcttcCCTTGCACCCAGTGCTGGCCTATGTCCCAGTGTGCCACCATGGGCACTGTGCTAcagggaatgaggcaggggctcagtagggggcactctcccctcacagccagggctggtctcGATGCCCcagtgtgctgcagggagcgggtgggactCAGTACTGGATGTGCCCCCTTTCAGTCACTGCTGGCCCCAGCacagcactagggggtgctgtgctgcagagagacaCCGACAGATGGTGGTCACTACAGATGCGATCACGCTTCACTAAGAATCTGGAAACGAACTCCAGTGTCCTAGCTCAATTCCCATTCTGCTGATTCCATTCTGCCTCCCAAAACCCCCGCTCTGCCATCAGAACTCGGTGTGGGGCTTCTCTTTGCTTCCTACCCCGAACCCATGCCGTGTTGCTGTGTGCCGTTACCCAGCCACCATGCCACACACCAGAGATGTCTACACTCCAGTGATGTGGCAAAGCGATTCCTAAATACCTCTTCCCCATTGCATCCCACGGGGGATTGGGACACGTCGTAGGTGACTGTCCCAGTGGGGAGTGCTGTGGCTGGGTTGGGAGCTTGGGAGGTGGAACCCCAAAGCGTTGCTGTAGATCATTGGGGTGGTATGTGGCCAGGGAGCCCTGGTGTGGAGTCAGGGGACTGGGTGGGTGACCCTTGGGTGCGGTCAAGAGATTCCTTCTGCACCAATCTCTGCTGGAGCCCCCATCCATTGGCAGTGCCCCAATGACTCCTTGGTCTCTCTCCGGATGCAGGGGCCGGAAGCCGGGCAGTGGGCGGAAGAACGGCGGCACTGGCAGCAAAGGAAAGGATCCGAAGCAGTCAGGCACGGACTCCGATCAGGAGGTGAATCTGGCAGGAGGTGTCTCCCAGCCCGCAGGCTCCGTCCTGCATGCAGCAGTGCCCCCTCCTGGCTGAGCCTTGCTGAGGTGCATGGGGAGCTGAGTGAAGGAGGTAGTCCCCCATGGGGCACAGATGGTGAAGGGTCTGGAATGCCATCCCCTCCCCCTGTCTTAGGAGGTTCCCCTCCTGGCTGCCTCCCTGTATGATCTATGGGCTGAGTATCCCAGGAGGGGTGTAGGGTctggtggttacagcagggggcggtgctgagagccaggactcttgaGTTCTATTTCGACCTGGGGTGAgtccctttcccctctctctgcttcagtttcccatgaGGCCAGCTCTGGGGAGCATCAGTCACTGTGTCCCTCAGGTGGTGCCGTCTCCATGCTGAGCTCTCTGCTTACCCTGCCCCCACAGGAGGATTCTGAGGACAGCGAGAGTGATGGGGAGGAGGAGACGTCCCAGTCCACGCCCCCCAGCCGCCCCACCACCCACTTCCCCAGGTACGAATCGGGGCCTGTCCAGTCAGGATCCAGAGGGCCTCCCATGCTCAGTAGTGCTGACAGGCTGGGCAGTGGCTGCCTAGTGCTTAGATCTTGGGCTGGGGGGAcaagacttctgggttctatccctgattcagggatgggagtgggatctagtggttagagcagagcaTTAGCTACTTAAGAGTAGTGATAACTAGAAACCTAATAGCAGTTAGTATGATCCAGTTGGAGCCTGAACCCTGTTACAGGGGTGGGGGCATACCAGGCTGGATGGGCCTCTCGCCCCGATGGAGGGGGTGACTACCAGACTGGATGGGACTATGGGTCTAATCCAGGGTGGGGATACTGAAAGGGCCCATGGATCTGATTGGGCCAAGGGTTGGGGTGAGGAATGTGGGGTAGatgatctcccctcccccacaataaccttcttccttctcccctccctggctccagctctccGGCGCCATATTTGCACTTCACCTGCCCCCCACAGTCCACCATGGCCATGCCTGTCTccgtgcccccggccctgcctgccatgATGCCCTCTGCGccagcaccccccgccccagcacaggacgaggaggaggaagattatGACTCGTAGCCCCGTTTCCTTTTAGTTTGTTTTAGTTGCTgcattcgggggggagggggtggttcttaaatttattaaaaaaagagagaaaagcatTTTACCTCCACGtggtttgtttttattgtgtCCCTGGGTTGGGCTCGAACCCCTGATTCTCAGAGCCCAGATCGCCTCGTCCCTCCCCACTGTGTCATCCCTCTCTGTAGCGCCTTCCCCAACAGACAGAGCATGACTGAGCCAACCCAGTGATTAGCTGCAGGTGTCTCCAGAGATGGGAAATGGGGACAAAACAGCCACCCCAGCTTGTGAAACCTCCTCCCCTTTCATTGTGACTTGATTTCTCCCTCCTCAGCCCCAAGGAATCAGGGGGGTCTTTCCCAGAGAGTGTAGGGCTAGCGCTTACATTGGTGTTACGGGTGTAATCCAGGCTTTGTCTAGGACATTCAGTTCCATTCCAGGCCTCGGTGTTGTCAGTCTGTCAGATCACGGGGCTCTTTGGCGTTGGGTAAGATTTTTTTCAGTGGtgccctcagctctgcccccacccagcaACCATAGTTCTTGGTGGGGGCGCTGAGCTCTATTTTTCTTAGAAGCAGGATATTTGGTTCCATCCCAGCCCTGGTTCGGTGTCCCCCTTttctctgcccccagcactgctctctcagatcctgggggggggggggggggcctctttGTACTGGCTGGTCCTACATCCATTGGAGGAGGGAGGGACACAGTGAATCTCACAAGCAGCTTCTCCCCCTGTCCCCCATCACTGCATGTGAAATTCACTTGGATCTGATGATTGGTTTGGGATGACTCTGAAGTAGGGAGATGTAATTAGAGCGGGAGAAGGAGTCCCCCCACATGAAAGGACTCAGTGTCTCTGGGCATGTCTATCCTGGGCTTAACTGTATCTGCCACTGGAAGATGGTCCTGTGGTTTCACCCATCAGaatccccaacacacacccagctgcCTCAATTTCACCCCCGGGATGGGGGCGAGGAATCTGTGAGCTATGGGGCTTTTAagcactctttttaaaaatgaatgtccCAGGCGCTGTATGTTCTCAATCCTTCATGCCATTTGCATGTCCCCCTCCaagtgggactgggagccagcactcttgggaagggagtgggatctAATAATTAGAGCAGAgaagtgctgggagccaggactcctgggttcttttcccctctccctccctgtcctttctgtccctgGATATTGAGTGGATTCAATCTCCATTCTTTTCTTGCGGCTAAACCCCAGGGCTCCATCACCCCACCCCTGTGCAGTGTAGTCCTAAGGTTCCTAAGAGGCAGGAATTTCCACAGCGCCTTTTTACACCGATCTGTCCTGTTGGGAATGGGTTGTTTCCATGTGGGGGGTGGGTCCTGGCAtcccttcagggcaggggtgctTTAAGCtatcttggggtgggggaaacgGGGACGAGGGGTTAAACGCTGTGTGGCTTGCGGCCACCTTGAGAGCTGGGATGCTGCGACTTTTAACgcgtttgtttgatttttttgtattGACTCAATAAAGTTCTGATTTCACTAGAATCCGTCAGTGTTTAGGATGAAATTTACAATGGGGTGGTTCTTAttggagaagggcaacagaactggccaggactcctgggttctatccccagctctgggaggggagtggggtctagagggctgggagccaggactcctggattctatccccagCTTTGCTACTGATTCAATGTGGCAGGGGAGAGCTTTGTCAGAGTGTTTGGAATGAGCTGTGGGATCCTTGGCAGCTGCAGGGACTGGCTGAGCATCCCTGCTCCCAAACaccagccccattggcctggactaCATCCCCCAACCTTCCCCTCGCGCTTTGGCCTGGGCTATGGcagtctccctccccctccccgccaggtgagatcccacccctccccacattGACATAGGCTGGTAGTTTGTCCCCCTACCCCTGCAgactgccccttccccatcccctgtgcCCTGGGCTGAGTCCCCTCTGTACCTCCCCAGATGTGGGAGGCTTAGGGATACCTAGTGCCCATGCCTGCAACCCCACCTTAATCTTGGgtgcctcccccactccccctgcagagAAGTCATCAAGGGACTAGCTTCTAACCCCCTTCCATCTAACAGTCCCCACACTCCACTGCAGCTCCAGTCTCTTCCCAATCCCCTGGTGCAAGTGCATCCTCCTCCGCAGCACCTGCCTTCCTGtcccccagctgggctggtgccccatcctctctctccaagggggagcagggaggtggcTGCATCCCTGGGGGGGTTTCGCTCCCTGTTCTAAGTGCCTTGGAAAAAGCTTTCACAAGCAAATTCCTGTTCTTCTCTGGGAGGATCAGCCCCTAGAGGGGGAGACCGTTCACCTTATCACTGTGCCCACAACTATGTAGGAACTGGTGCTAGAATCAGGtgtgtcaggattcctgggttctctccctggctcctccccctggctctggggggcGAGAGGACAGGCTAGAGAGAGCCCAGCCAAGTGTAGTCTTCAAATCAAGGCTGGAGACCTTTCCCGAAGAGCCAACCACAGGttgctgggcccagcagagggcgACCCTGGGCTGTGAGAGACAGGAGCTCAGACTGAATAGGCTAATGTTCCCTTTGTCCTAGTTGTCTGCAGGGCTGTAGCCCTCCTGGTCCCaatatattagagagacatgggGATGGTCCCATAGCCGATATTACCTTACTCCCTTGTGTTTCTTTGCACTACTGACTGTCCTGATCCTCGGGCTCAGCTATAGGACATCTGTGCTGGCTGACACCAGGTCAGAAAAGGCACTGGCAACATGACCAGATGTCAGGAGAGGAACCATGGGAGTTTTCATTtgacccctcccactcccaaaatTCCTGGAGTTTCTGGTAGgcatctcataaaaaaaaaaaaagtggaaatcaaatcctagtgaggcaaatagaaaggagcacaaacactgccaacttaagtgcaagagtgtaataagaaaagccaaagaggagtttgaagaacggctagccaaaaactccaaaggtagtaacaaaatgttttttaagtacatcagaagcaggaagcctgctaaacaaccagtggggccccttgacgatgaaaatacaaaaggagcgcttaaagatgataaagtcattgcggagaaactaaatggattctttgcttcagtcttcacggctgaggatgttagggagattcccaaacctgagctggcttttgtaggtgacaaatctgaggaactgtcacagattgaagtatcactagaggaggttttggaattaattgataaactcaacattaacaagtcaccgggaccagatggcattcacccaagagttctgaaagaactcaaatgtgaagttgcggaactattaactaaggtttgtaacctgtcctttaaatcggcttcggtacccaatgactggaagttagctaatgtaacgccaatatttaaaaagggctctaggggtgatcccggcaattacagaccggtaagtctaacgtcggtaccgggcaaattagttgaaacaatagtaaagaacaaaattgtcagacacatagaaaaacataaactcttgagcaatagtcaacatggtttctgtaaagggaaatcgtgtcttactaatctattagagttctttgaaggggtcaacaaacatgtggacaagggggatccggtggacatagtgtacttagatttccagaaagcctttgacaaggtccctcaccaaaggctcttacgtaaattaagctgtcatgggataaaagggaaggtcctttcatggattgagaactggttaaaggacagggaacaaagggtaggaattaatggtaaattctcagaatggagaggggtaactagtggtgttccccaagggtcagtcctaggacctatcctattcaatttattcataaatgatctggagaaaggggtaaacagtgaggtggcaaagtttgcagatgatactaaactactcaagatagttaagaccaaagcagattgtgaagaacttcaaaaagatctcacaaaactaagtgattgggcaacaaaatggcaaatgaaatttaatgtggataaatgtaaagtaatgcacattggaaaaaataaccccaactatacatacaacatgatgggggctaattta from Emys orbicularis isolate rEmyOrb1 chromosome 7, rEmyOrb1.hap1, whole genome shotgun sequence encodes:
- the DRAP1 gene encoding dr1-associated corepressor isoform X1 — its product is MPSKKKKYNARFPPARIKKIMQTDEEIGKVAAAVPVIISRALELFLESLLRKACQVTQSRNAKTMTTSHLKQCIELEQQFDFLKDLVASVPDMQGDVEDNHAEGEKVSRRGRKPGSGRKNGGTGSKGKDPKQSGTDSDQEEDSEDSESDGEEETSQSTPPSRPTTHFPSSPAPYLHFTCPPQSTMAMPVSVPPALPAMMPSAPAPPAPAQDEEEEDYDS
- the DRAP1 gene encoding dr1-associated corepressor isoform X2; its protein translation is MPSKKKKYNARFPPARIKKIMQTDEEIGKVAAAVPVIISRALELFLESLLRKACQVTQSRNAKTMTTSHLGRKPGSGRKNGGTGSKGKDPKQSGTDSDQEEDSEDSESDGEEETSQSTPPSRPTTHFPSSPAPYLHFTCPPQSTMAMPVSVPPALPAMMPSAPAPPAPAQDEEEEDYDS